One window of Zalophus californianus isolate mZalCal1 chromosome 3, mZalCal1.pri.v2, whole genome shotgun sequence genomic DNA carries:
- the PLCD4 gene encoding 1-phosphatidylinositol 4,5-bisphosphate phosphodiesterase delta-4 isoform X4, producing MMSLMQGRLPINPDLLLMQKGMLMRKVRSKSWKKLRYFRLQDDGMTVWHARQAGGTAKPTFSISDVETVREGHESELLRSLAEELPLEQGFTIVFHGRRSNLDLVANSIEEAKIWMQGLQLLVEFVTGMDQQERLDQWLSDWFQRGDRNQDGRMSFHEVQRLLHLMNVEMDQEYAFQLFQAADTSESGTLEGEEFVEFYKALTKRTEVYELFENFSADGQKLTLLEFVDFLQEEQKEGERASDLALDLIDRYEPSDSGKLRHVLSMDGFLSYLCSKDGDIFNPTCLPIYQDMTQPLNHYYINSSHNTYLVGDQLCGQSSVEGYIRALKRGCRCVEVDIWDGPSGEPIVYHGHTLTSRIPFKDVVATVAQYAFQTSDYPVILSLENHCSWEQQQVMACHLTEILGEQLLSTTLDGLLPTQLPSPEELRGKILVKGKKLRTLEEDLEEEEEEEELESELEREQEADPELEAQLEAEPQELSPRSKDKKKEKRSKPILCPSLSALVVYLKSVSFHSFTHSREHYRFYETSSFSETKARSLIKEAGNEFVQHNAWQLSRVYPSGLRTDSSNYNPQELWNAGCQMVAMNVQTAGLEMDIYDGLFRQNGACGYVLKPDFLRDVQSSFHPERPISPFKAQTLLIQVISGQQLPKDNMSKERSIVDPLVRVEIFGVHPDTTRQETSYVENNGFNPYWGQTLSFRVLVPELALLRFVVKDYNRKSRNEFIGQYTVPWTCMQQGYRHIHLLSKDGISLHPASIFVHISIREGLEGDES from the exons ATGATGTCTCTGATGCAAGGCC GGCTGCCCATCAATCCAGATTTGCTGCTGATGCAGAAGGGCATGCTGATGCGCAAGGTGAGGTCCAAAAGCTGGAAGAAACTGAGATACTTCAGACTTCAGGATGATGGCATGACAGTCTGGCATGCCCGGCAGGCAGGAGGCACTGCCAAGCCCACCT TCTCCATCTCTGATGTGGAGACGGTGCGTGAGGGCCACGAGTCCGAGCTGCTGCGGAGCCTGGCCGAGGAGCTCCCCCTGGAGCAGGGCTTCACCATCGTCTTCCACGGCCGCCGCTCCAACCTGGACCTGGTGGCCAACAGCATCGAGGAGGCCAAGATATGGATGCAGGGGCTCCAGCTTTTGGTGGAATTTGTTACCGGCATGGACCAACAGGAGCGGCTGGATCA ATGGCTGAGTGACTGGTTCCAGCGTGGAGACAGGAACCAGGATGGTAGGATGAGTTTCCACGAAGTCCAGCGGTTACTGCACCTGATGAATGTGGAAATGGACCAAGAATATGCCTTCCAGCTTTTCCAA GCAGCAGACACATCCGAGTCTGGGACTCTGGAGGGAGAAGAGTTTGTAGAGTTCTATAAGGCGCTGACTAAACGTACTGAGGTGTACGAGCTGTTTGAAAACTTTTCGGCCGATGGGCAGAAGTTGACCCTGCTGGAATTTGTGGATTTCCTCCaagaggagcagaaagaaggaGAGCGAGCTTCTGACCTTGCTCTGGACCTCATCGACCGCTACGAGCCCTCAGATAGTG GCAAATTGCGACATGTGCTGAGCATGGATGGCTTCCTCAGCTATCTCTGCTCGAAGGATGGAGATATCTTCAACCCGACCTGCCTCCCCATCTACCAGGATATGACTCAACCCCTGAACCACTACTACATCAACTCCTCTCACAACACCTACCTCGTGGGGGACCAGCTTTGTGGCCAGAGCAGCGTCGAGGGATATATACG GGCCCTGAAGAGGGGGTGCCGCTGCGTGGAGGTGGATATATGGGATGGACCTAGCGGGGAACCTATCGTTTACCATGGACACACCCTGACCTCCCGCATCCCATTCAAAGATGTCGTGGCCACTGTAGCCCAGTACGCCTTCCAG ACCTCAGACTATCCAGTCATCTTGTCCCTGGAGAACCACTGCAGCTGGGAGCAGCAGCAGGTCATGGCCTGCCATCTGACCGAGATCTTGGGGGAGCAACTGCTGAGCACTACCTTGGATGGGCTTCTGCCCACTCAGCTGCCCTCACCTGAG GAGCTTCGGGGGAAGATCTTGGTGAAGGGGAAGAAGTTAAGGACACTTGAGGAGGAtcttgaggaagaggaagaggaggaagagctaGAGTCTGAactggagagagagcaggaagctGACCCGGAGCTGGAGGCCCAGCTGGAGGCTGAGCCCCAGGAGTTGAGCCCACGCAGTAAGgacaaaaagaaggagaag agATCCAAACCCATCTTGTGTCCATCCCTCTCTGCCCTGGTTGTCTACTTGAAGTCTGTCTCATTCCACAGCTTCACTCATTCAAGGGAACACTACCGCTTCTATGAGACCTCATCTTTCTCTGAAACTAAGGCCAGAAGCCTCATCAAGGAGGCTG GCAATGAGTTTGTGCAGCACAACGCCTGGCAGCTAAGCCGTGTGTATCCCAGTGGCCTGAGGACAGATTCGTCCAACTACAACCCCCAGGAACTCTGGAACGCAGGCTGCCAGATGG TGGCCATGAATGTGCAGACCGCGGGGCTTGAGATGGACATCTATGATGGGCTCTTCCGCCAGAACGGTGCCTGCGGCTACGTGCTGAAGCCTGACTTCCTGCGTGATGTCCAAAGCTCCTTCCACCCCGAGCGGCCCATCAGCCCTTTCAAAGCCCAGACCCTCCTAATCCAG GTGATCAGCGGGCAGCAACTCCCCAAGGACAACATGAGTAAAGAGAGGTCCATTGTGGATCCACTGGTGAGAGTGGAGATCTTTGGCGTCCACCCTGACACAACCAGGCAAGAGACCAGCTACGTGGAGAACAATG gTTTTAATCCATATTGGGGGCAGACGCTAAGCTTCCGGGTCCTGGTGCCCGAACTGGCCCTGCTGCGTTTTGTGGTCAAGGATTACAACCGGAAGTCCCGAAATGAATTTATCGGGCAGTACACAGTGCCTTGGACCTGCATGCAGCAAG gcTACCGCCACATACACCTGCTCTCCAAGGACGGCATCAGCCTCCATCCAGCTTCCATCTTCGTGCATATCAGCATCCGGGAAGGGTTGGAGGGGGATGAATCCTAA
- the PLCD4 gene encoding 1-phosphatidylinositol 4,5-bisphosphate phosphodiesterase delta-4 isoform X1: MSFHEVQRLLHLMNVEMDQEYAFQLFQAADTSESGTLEGEEFVEFYKALTKRTEVYELFENFSADGQKLTLLEFVDFLQEEQKEGERASDLALDLIDRYEPSDSGKLRHVLSMDGFLSYLCSKDGDIFNPTCLPIYQDMTQPLNHYYINSSHNTYLVGDQLCGQSSVEGYIRALKRGCRCVEVDIWDGPSGEPIVYHGHTLTSRIPFKDVVATVAQYAFQTSDYPVILSLENHCSWEQQQVMACHLTEILGEQLLSTTLDGLLPTQLPSPEELRGKILVKGKKLRTLEEDLEEEEEEEELESELEREQEADPELEAQLEAEPQELSPRSKDKKKEKVVMCPLFCPPVCCEVVVQAPISKPGPLLFPKQRSKPILCPSLSALVVYLKSVSFHSFTHSREHYRFYETSSFSETKARSLIKEAGNEFVQHNAWQLSRVYPSGLRTDSSNYNPQELWNAGCQMVAMNVQTAGLEMDIYDGLFRQNGACGYVLKPDFLRDVQSSFHPERPISPFKAQTLLIQVISGQQLPKDNMSKERSIVDPLVRVEIFGVHPDTTRQETSYVENNGFNPYWGQTLSFRVLVPELALLRFVVKDYNRKSRNEFIGQYTVPWTCMQQGGPVLRPLANATRALAVLLMPSSCPSPGYRHIHLLSKDGISLHPASIFVHISIREGLEGDES, encoded by the exons ATGAGTTTCCACGAAGTCCAGCGGTTACTGCACCTGATGAATGTGGAAATGGACCAAGAATATGCCTTCCAGCTTTTCCAA GCAGCAGACACATCCGAGTCTGGGACTCTGGAGGGAGAAGAGTTTGTAGAGTTCTATAAGGCGCTGACTAAACGTACTGAGGTGTACGAGCTGTTTGAAAACTTTTCGGCCGATGGGCAGAAGTTGACCCTGCTGGAATTTGTGGATTTCCTCCaagaggagcagaaagaaggaGAGCGAGCTTCTGACCTTGCTCTGGACCTCATCGACCGCTACGAGCCCTCAGATAGTG GCAAATTGCGACATGTGCTGAGCATGGATGGCTTCCTCAGCTATCTCTGCTCGAAGGATGGAGATATCTTCAACCCGACCTGCCTCCCCATCTACCAGGATATGACTCAACCCCTGAACCACTACTACATCAACTCCTCTCACAACACCTACCTCGTGGGGGACCAGCTTTGTGGCCAGAGCAGCGTCGAGGGATATATACG GGCCCTGAAGAGGGGGTGCCGCTGCGTGGAGGTGGATATATGGGATGGACCTAGCGGGGAACCTATCGTTTACCATGGACACACCCTGACCTCCCGCATCCCATTCAAAGATGTCGTGGCCACTGTAGCCCAGTACGCCTTCCAG ACCTCAGACTATCCAGTCATCTTGTCCCTGGAGAACCACTGCAGCTGGGAGCAGCAGCAGGTCATGGCCTGCCATCTGACCGAGATCTTGGGGGAGCAACTGCTGAGCACTACCTTGGATGGGCTTCTGCCCACTCAGCTGCCCTCACCTGAG GAGCTTCGGGGGAAGATCTTGGTGAAGGGGAAGAAGTTAAGGACACTTGAGGAGGAtcttgaggaagaggaagaggaggaagagctaGAGTCTGAactggagagagagcaggaagctGACCCGGAGCTGGAGGCCCAGCTGGAGGCTGAGCCCCAGGAGTTGAGCCCACGCAGTAAGgacaaaaagaaggagaag GTTGTGATGTGTCCGCTGTTTTGTCCGCCTGTCTGTTGTGAGGTTGTGGTTCAGGCTCCTATTTCCAAGCCTGGGCCCCTTCTCTTTCCCAAGCAg agATCCAAACCCATCTTGTGTCCATCCCTCTCTGCCCTGGTTGTCTACTTGAAGTCTGTCTCATTCCACAGCTTCACTCATTCAAGGGAACACTACCGCTTCTATGAGACCTCATCTTTCTCTGAAACTAAGGCCAGAAGCCTCATCAAGGAGGCTG GCAATGAGTTTGTGCAGCACAACGCCTGGCAGCTAAGCCGTGTGTATCCCAGTGGCCTGAGGACAGATTCGTCCAACTACAACCCCCAGGAACTCTGGAACGCAGGCTGCCAGATGG TGGCCATGAATGTGCAGACCGCGGGGCTTGAGATGGACATCTATGATGGGCTCTTCCGCCAGAACGGTGCCTGCGGCTACGTGCTGAAGCCTGACTTCCTGCGTGATGTCCAAAGCTCCTTCCACCCCGAGCGGCCCATCAGCCCTTTCAAAGCCCAGACCCTCCTAATCCAG GTGATCAGCGGGCAGCAACTCCCCAAGGACAACATGAGTAAAGAGAGGTCCATTGTGGATCCACTGGTGAGAGTGGAGATCTTTGGCGTCCACCCTGACACAACCAGGCAAGAGACCAGCTACGTGGAGAACAATG gTTTTAATCCATATTGGGGGCAGACGCTAAGCTTCCGGGTCCTGGTGCCCGAACTGGCCCTGCTGCGTTTTGTGGTCAAGGATTACAACCGGAAGTCCCGAAATGAATTTATCGGGCAGTACACAGTGCCTTGGACCTGCATGCAGCAAGGTGGGCCAGTCCTTCGACCCCTGGCCAACGCCACCCGGGCTCTGGCTGTCCTTCTAatgccctcctcctgcccctctccaggcTACCGCCACATACACCTGCTCTCCAAGGACGGCATCAGCCTCCATCCAGCTTCCATCTTCGTGCATATCAGCATCCGGGAAGGGTTGGAGGGGGATGAATCCTAA
- the PLCD4 gene encoding 1-phosphatidylinositol 4,5-bisphosphate phosphodiesterase delta-4 isoform X2, which yields MSFHEVQRLLHLMNVEMDQEYAFQLFQAADTSESGTLEGEEFVEFYKALTKRTEVYELFENFSADGQKLTLLEFVDFLQEEQKEGERASDLALDLIDRYEPSDSGKLRHVLSMDGFLSYLCSKDGDIFNPTCLPIYQDMTQPLNHYYINSSHNTYLVGDQLCGQSSVEGYIRALKRGCRCVEVDIWDGPSGEPIVYHGHTLTSRIPFKDVVATVAQYAFQTSDYPVILSLENHCSWEQQQVMACHLTEILGEQLLSTTLDGLLPTQLPSPEELRGKILVKGKKLRTLEEDLEEEEEEEELESELEREQEADPELEAQLEAEPQELSPRSKDKKKEKVVMCPLFCPPVCCEVVVQAPISKPGPLLFPKQRSKPILCPSLSALVVYLKSVSFHSFTHSREHYRFYETSSFSETKARSLIKEAGNEFVQHNAWQLSRVYPSGLRTDSSNYNPQELWNAGCQMVAMNVQTAGLEMDIYDGLFRQNGACGYVLKPDFLRDVQSSFHPERPISPFKAQTLLIQVISGQQLPKDNMSKERSIVDPLVRVEIFGVHPDTTRQETSYVENNGFNPYWGQTLSFRVLVPELALLRFVVKDYNRKSRNEFIGQYTVPWTCMQQGSIPYTDLGLISLINPGSKAGCNPERGLEQKDTKRHHPLHPNFL from the exons ATGAGTTTCCACGAAGTCCAGCGGTTACTGCACCTGATGAATGTGGAAATGGACCAAGAATATGCCTTCCAGCTTTTCCAA GCAGCAGACACATCCGAGTCTGGGACTCTGGAGGGAGAAGAGTTTGTAGAGTTCTATAAGGCGCTGACTAAACGTACTGAGGTGTACGAGCTGTTTGAAAACTTTTCGGCCGATGGGCAGAAGTTGACCCTGCTGGAATTTGTGGATTTCCTCCaagaggagcagaaagaaggaGAGCGAGCTTCTGACCTTGCTCTGGACCTCATCGACCGCTACGAGCCCTCAGATAGTG GCAAATTGCGACATGTGCTGAGCATGGATGGCTTCCTCAGCTATCTCTGCTCGAAGGATGGAGATATCTTCAACCCGACCTGCCTCCCCATCTACCAGGATATGACTCAACCCCTGAACCACTACTACATCAACTCCTCTCACAACACCTACCTCGTGGGGGACCAGCTTTGTGGCCAGAGCAGCGTCGAGGGATATATACG GGCCCTGAAGAGGGGGTGCCGCTGCGTGGAGGTGGATATATGGGATGGACCTAGCGGGGAACCTATCGTTTACCATGGACACACCCTGACCTCCCGCATCCCATTCAAAGATGTCGTGGCCACTGTAGCCCAGTACGCCTTCCAG ACCTCAGACTATCCAGTCATCTTGTCCCTGGAGAACCACTGCAGCTGGGAGCAGCAGCAGGTCATGGCCTGCCATCTGACCGAGATCTTGGGGGAGCAACTGCTGAGCACTACCTTGGATGGGCTTCTGCCCACTCAGCTGCCCTCACCTGAG GAGCTTCGGGGGAAGATCTTGGTGAAGGGGAAGAAGTTAAGGACACTTGAGGAGGAtcttgaggaagaggaagaggaggaagagctaGAGTCTGAactggagagagagcaggaagctGACCCGGAGCTGGAGGCCCAGCTGGAGGCTGAGCCCCAGGAGTTGAGCCCACGCAGTAAGgacaaaaagaaggagaag GTTGTGATGTGTCCGCTGTTTTGTCCGCCTGTCTGTTGTGAGGTTGTGGTTCAGGCTCCTATTTCCAAGCCTGGGCCCCTTCTCTTTCCCAAGCAg agATCCAAACCCATCTTGTGTCCATCCCTCTCTGCCCTGGTTGTCTACTTGAAGTCTGTCTCATTCCACAGCTTCACTCATTCAAGGGAACACTACCGCTTCTATGAGACCTCATCTTTCTCTGAAACTAAGGCCAGAAGCCTCATCAAGGAGGCTG GCAATGAGTTTGTGCAGCACAACGCCTGGCAGCTAAGCCGTGTGTATCCCAGTGGCCTGAGGACAGATTCGTCCAACTACAACCCCCAGGAACTCTGGAACGCAGGCTGCCAGATGG TGGCCATGAATGTGCAGACCGCGGGGCTTGAGATGGACATCTATGATGGGCTCTTCCGCCAGAACGGTGCCTGCGGCTACGTGCTGAAGCCTGACTTCCTGCGTGATGTCCAAAGCTCCTTCCACCCCGAGCGGCCCATCAGCCCTTTCAAAGCCCAGACCCTCCTAATCCAG GTGATCAGCGGGCAGCAACTCCCCAAGGACAACATGAGTAAAGAGAGGTCCATTGTGGATCCACTGGTGAGAGTGGAGATCTTTGGCGTCCACCCTGACACAACCAGGCAAGAGACCAGCTACGTGGAGAACAATG gTTTTAATCCATATTGGGGGCAGACGCTAAGCTTCCGGGTCCTGGTGCCCGAACTGGCCCTGCTGCGTTTTGTGGTCAAGGATTACAACCGGAAGTCCCGAAATGAATTTATCGGGCAGTACACAGTGCCTTGGACCTGCATGCAGCAAG GCTCAATCCCCTACACAGATCTAGGACTAATCTCTCTCATCAACCCTGGCTCAAAGGCTGGCTGCAACCCAGAGAGGGGCTTGGAGCAGAAGGACACAAAGAGGCATCATCCCCTCCACCCTAACTTCCTCTAA
- the PLCD4 gene encoding 1-phosphatidylinositol 4,5-bisphosphate phosphodiesterase delta-4 isoform X3, whose protein sequence is MSFHEVQRLLHLMNVEMDQEYAFQLFQAADTSESGTLEGEEFVEFYKALTKRTEVYELFENFSADGQKLTLLEFVDFLQEEQKEGERASDLALDLIDRYEPSDSGKLRHVLSMDGFLSYLCSKDGDIFNPTCLPIYQDMTQPLNHYYINSSHNTYLVGDQLCGQSSVEGYIRALKRGCRCVEVDIWDGPSGEPIVYHGHTLTSRIPFKDVVATVAQYAFQTSDYPVILSLENHCSWEQQQVMACHLTEILGEQLLSTTLDGLLPTQLPSPEELRGKILVKGKKLRTLEEDLEEEEEEEELESELEREQEADPELEAQLEAEPQELSPRSKDKKKEKVVMCPLFCPPVCCEVVVQAPISKPGPLLFPKQRSKPILCPSLSALVVYLKSVSFHSFTHSREHYRFYETSSFSETKARSLIKEAGNEFVQHNAWQLSRVYPSGLRTDSSNYNPQELWNAGCQMVAMNVQTAGLEMDIYDGLFRQNGACGYVLKPDFLRDVQSSFHPERPISPFKAQTLLIQVISGQQLPKDNMSKERSIVDPLVRVEIFGVHPDTTRQETSYVENNGFNPYWGQTLSFRVLVPELALLRFVVKDYNRKSRNEFIGQYTVPWTCMQQGYRHIHLLSKDGISLHPASIFVHISIREGLEGDES, encoded by the exons ATGAGTTTCCACGAAGTCCAGCGGTTACTGCACCTGATGAATGTGGAAATGGACCAAGAATATGCCTTCCAGCTTTTCCAA GCAGCAGACACATCCGAGTCTGGGACTCTGGAGGGAGAAGAGTTTGTAGAGTTCTATAAGGCGCTGACTAAACGTACTGAGGTGTACGAGCTGTTTGAAAACTTTTCGGCCGATGGGCAGAAGTTGACCCTGCTGGAATTTGTGGATTTCCTCCaagaggagcagaaagaaggaGAGCGAGCTTCTGACCTTGCTCTGGACCTCATCGACCGCTACGAGCCCTCAGATAGTG GCAAATTGCGACATGTGCTGAGCATGGATGGCTTCCTCAGCTATCTCTGCTCGAAGGATGGAGATATCTTCAACCCGACCTGCCTCCCCATCTACCAGGATATGACTCAACCCCTGAACCACTACTACATCAACTCCTCTCACAACACCTACCTCGTGGGGGACCAGCTTTGTGGCCAGAGCAGCGTCGAGGGATATATACG GGCCCTGAAGAGGGGGTGCCGCTGCGTGGAGGTGGATATATGGGATGGACCTAGCGGGGAACCTATCGTTTACCATGGACACACCCTGACCTCCCGCATCCCATTCAAAGATGTCGTGGCCACTGTAGCCCAGTACGCCTTCCAG ACCTCAGACTATCCAGTCATCTTGTCCCTGGAGAACCACTGCAGCTGGGAGCAGCAGCAGGTCATGGCCTGCCATCTGACCGAGATCTTGGGGGAGCAACTGCTGAGCACTACCTTGGATGGGCTTCTGCCCACTCAGCTGCCCTCACCTGAG GAGCTTCGGGGGAAGATCTTGGTGAAGGGGAAGAAGTTAAGGACACTTGAGGAGGAtcttgaggaagaggaagaggaggaagagctaGAGTCTGAactggagagagagcaggaagctGACCCGGAGCTGGAGGCCCAGCTGGAGGCTGAGCCCCAGGAGTTGAGCCCACGCAGTAAGgacaaaaagaaggagaag GTTGTGATGTGTCCGCTGTTTTGTCCGCCTGTCTGTTGTGAGGTTGTGGTTCAGGCTCCTATTTCCAAGCCTGGGCCCCTTCTCTTTCCCAAGCAg agATCCAAACCCATCTTGTGTCCATCCCTCTCTGCCCTGGTTGTCTACTTGAAGTCTGTCTCATTCCACAGCTTCACTCATTCAAGGGAACACTACCGCTTCTATGAGACCTCATCTTTCTCTGAAACTAAGGCCAGAAGCCTCATCAAGGAGGCTG GCAATGAGTTTGTGCAGCACAACGCCTGGCAGCTAAGCCGTGTGTATCCCAGTGGCCTGAGGACAGATTCGTCCAACTACAACCCCCAGGAACTCTGGAACGCAGGCTGCCAGATGG TGGCCATGAATGTGCAGACCGCGGGGCTTGAGATGGACATCTATGATGGGCTCTTCCGCCAGAACGGTGCCTGCGGCTACGTGCTGAAGCCTGACTTCCTGCGTGATGTCCAAAGCTCCTTCCACCCCGAGCGGCCCATCAGCCCTTTCAAAGCCCAGACCCTCCTAATCCAG GTGATCAGCGGGCAGCAACTCCCCAAGGACAACATGAGTAAAGAGAGGTCCATTGTGGATCCACTGGTGAGAGTGGAGATCTTTGGCGTCCACCCTGACACAACCAGGCAAGAGACCAGCTACGTGGAGAACAATG gTTTTAATCCATATTGGGGGCAGACGCTAAGCTTCCGGGTCCTGGTGCCCGAACTGGCCCTGCTGCGTTTTGTGGTCAAGGATTACAACCGGAAGTCCCGAAATGAATTTATCGGGCAGTACACAGTGCCTTGGACCTGCATGCAGCAAG gcTACCGCCACATACACCTGCTCTCCAAGGACGGCATCAGCCTCCATCCAGCTTCCATCTTCGTGCATATCAGCATCCGGGAAGGGTTGGAGGGGGATGAATCCTAA